A genomic region of Eucalyptus grandis isolate ANBG69807.140 chromosome 5, ASM1654582v1, whole genome shotgun sequence contains the following coding sequences:
- the LOC120286069 gene encoding transcription factor bHLH162-like, translating to MREQKERLLEIEKISTSMKNGQMIGFKSPEIRIQKTGSILEVVLVTGLDGQFMFNETVRVIYDEGADIVNASFSNVGDAMLHTIHAKVEDGDSSDERVSQKLQKIVNDAYGASS from the exons ATGAGGGAGCAGAAAGAGAGGTtgttagaaatagaaaagatcaGCACGAGCATGAAGAATGGGCAGATGATCGGATTCAAGTCACCGGAGATCAGAATTCAAAAAACGGGGTCAATCTTGGAGGTTGTTCTTGTTACTGGATTGGATGGCCAGTTCATGTTCAATGAGACCGTTCGAGTGATTTATGACGAAGGAGCTGATATCGTCAATGCCAGTTTCTCTAATGTCGGTGATGCAATGCTTCACACCATTCATGCCAAG GTTGAAGATGGCGATTCTTCAGACGAGAGAGTGTCTCAAAAGCTGCAGAAGATTGTCAATGATGCTTATGGAGCTTCATCCTGA